In the genome of Streptomyces sp. NBC_00433, the window GGTACGGTTCCCGGCCCCGCCCACAGCGCGCCGGTGTCCGGGTCCACGACCGAACCCGCCGCGTTGACCACCGCGAGCGCGGCCACCGTCGTGCCCGAGGGCAGCACGAGGCTGGCGGTGCCGACGCCGCCCTTGAGGCCGCCGGCGACCGCGCCCGTACCGGCCCCGACATTGCCCTGCGGGACCGGTGCGCCCTCCGCCGTCGCCGCCGCTGCCTCGGCCGCCGCGCGGCCGAGCGCCGGTCCGGGGCGGGCGCCCCAGTCGCCGCCGCGGCCGAGGTCGAACAGCGCGGCGGCCGGCACCACCGGCACCACCTGCCCGGGACCGCCGACCCGGAAGCCGCGGCCCCGCTCCTCCAGCCAGGCCATCACGCCGGAGGCCGCGTCCAGGCCGAAGGCGCTGCCGCCGGCCAGCACCACCGCTTCCACGGCGGGAACGAGATTACGCGGGTCGAGCGCGTCGGTCTCCCGGGTGCCGGGGCCGCCGCCGCGCACGTCGACCGCGGTCACCACGCCGCCCGCGGGGGCCAGCACCACGGTCACCCCGGTGAGCCAGCCGCCGCCGGCCCGCCCGGCGTGGCCGACGCGCAGCCCGGCCACGTCGGTCAGCGCGTCGGCCGCGCCGGGCACCTCGTCACCCATCCGCCGCTTCCCCGTCGGTGCCCGGCAGCCGGGAGTGCGCCGCCGCGTCCTCACCGGCCTCCAGCAGGTTGGCGGCCGCTCCGATGATCAGCGGGTCGGGGGTGCCGACCACCTCGTCGTCGCGGTCGGTGTAGTCGAAGCGGGCCAGGACGCTGCGCATCGCCTCGACCCTGGCGCGCTTCTTGTCGTTGCTCTTGACCACCGTCCAGGGCGCGTATTCGGTGTCGGTGTCCTGGAACATCGCGACCTTCGCCTTGGTGTAGTCCTCCCACCGGTCGAGCGAGGCGAGGTCCATCGGGCTGAGCTTCCACTGCCGCACCGGGTCGACCTGCCGGATGGTGAAGCGGGTGCGCTGCTCGTCGCGCGAGACGGAGAACCAGAACTTGACCAGGGCGATGCCGTCGTCGACGAGCATCCGCTCGAAGCCGGGCGCCTGCCGCATGAAGCGGTGGTATTCGTCGTCGCTGCAGAAGCCCATGACCCGCTCGACGCCCGCCCGGTTGTACCAGGACCGGTCGAAGAGCACGATCTCACCGGCGGTCGGCAGATGGGCGACGTAGCGCTGGAAATACCACTGCCCGCTCTCCCGCTCGGTGGGCTTCTCCAGCGCGACCACCCGGGCGCCGCGCGGGTTGAGGTGCTCGATGAAGCGCTTGATGGTGCCGCCCTTGCCCGCGGCGTCCCGGCCCTCGAAGAGTATGACGATGCGCTGCCCGGTCTCCTTGACCCAGCTCTGCAGCTTGAGCAGCTCGATCTGCTGCAGCCGCTTGTGCACCTCGTATTCGGGGCGCTCCATCCTGGCGTCGTACGGGTAGTTCTCCCGCCAGGTGTCCACGACGCTGCCGTCGGGGCGCACCAGGACCGGGTCGTCCTGGTCGGTGTAGTCGACACGCATCCCCGCGAGGAGCGCCGCTCCGGTGTCCGTAGCCACTATGTCCCGCCTTTCGCCGCCGGTCCGTCAGTGGAACTGCGGAATGATCAGATACAGCCCGTACAGCACGGCGGCCGCGCACACCGCGAAGCACGCGCCCGCGGCGGTCGCCTCGGCCGTACCGTCCCGGCCCGCGGTGCGGGCGGTGTCGCGGCCGGCCAGCGCCCGTACGCCCAGCGCGAAGATCAGCACCACGCCCACGGTGGCGCCGAAGCCCACCACCGCGACCTGGCCCAGGGATCCCCATTTCACGTCCATACGCCGCTCCCGGTCCGTTGCTTCCCGTTGTGCCCGCTGCAGGTCATGTCATGTGCTCACGCGCCGGCGCCGGCGGGTTCACCGGGGCGGACGGACGCGGTCGTGGCGTTGTTCACATTGTCCGCGTGGACCGGGTTGCGGCGCGACAGCACCACGATGACCCCGGAGACGGCCACCGCCGCCAGGGCGATCAGCACGATGCCGAGGGTGCCGCCGTGCACGACGGCACCGGCGGCCAGCGCCCCGACCCCCGCGGCGGCCGGCAGCGTCACCAGCCAGGCCAGTGCCATCCGCCCGGCGGTGCTCCACCGGACCTCGGCGAGGCGGCGGCCGACGCCGGCGCCCAGGATGCCGCCCGAGCAGACCTGGGTGGTGGACAGGGCGAAGCCGAGGTTGGCCGAGCTGAGGATGACGGCGGTCGCCGCCGACTCGGCGGCGAAGCCCTGCGGGGACTGGATGTCCACGAGGCCCTTGCCCATG includes:
- a CDS encoding P1 family peptidase, which encodes MGDEVPGAADALTDVAGLRVGHAGRAGGGWLTGVTVVLAPAGGVVTAVDVRGGGPGTRETDALDPRNLVPAVEAVVLAGGSAFGLDAASGVMAWLEERGRGFRVGGPGQVVPVVPAAALFDLGRGGDWGARPGPALGRAAAEAAAATAEGAPVPQGNVGAGTGAVAGGLKGGVGTASLVLPSGTTVAALAVVNAAGSVVDPDTGALWAGPGTVPDAAGGPVPPEVRERARQRLAEAAAATGDRQARPLNTTLAVVATDAALTRAQAHKLAGSAHDGLARAVRPVHLLSDGDTVFAMATGRRPLVPPDESAAADPAFGVHVEAGALNSVLAAGADALTRAVRHAVLAAETVEGPGGVFPGYRDLYRAA
- the ppk2 gene encoding polyphosphate kinase 2, translated to MRVDYTDQDDPVLVRPDGSVVDTWRENYPYDARMERPEYEVHKRLQQIELLKLQSWVKETGQRIVILFEGRDAAGKGGTIKRFIEHLNPRGARVVALEKPTERESGQWYFQRYVAHLPTAGEIVLFDRSWYNRAGVERVMGFCSDDEYHRFMRQAPGFERMLVDDGIALVKFWFSVSRDEQRTRFTIRQVDPVRQWKLSPMDLASLDRWEDYTKAKVAMFQDTDTEYAPWTVVKSNDKKRARVEAMRSVLARFDYTDRDDEVVGTPDPLIIGAAANLLEAGEDAAAHSRLPGTDGEAADG